A window from Cryobacterium sp. PAMC25264 encodes these proteins:
- a CDS encoding flotillin family protein has protein sequence MFFDLLSLPIVGIVFLVLVVGVVVLVYARTIYKNAGPDEALVITGKKSKKTIVDGATLEESGQRVVHGQGVFITPFFQKAFKISLRSRAIEITAVAQDRNGITLTVEAVAIVKVGDDPTAIRAAAQRFLGQDKNIDNFAQEVLSGSLRSSIGATDVMTIIQKRDELGSSVLATARESLANQGVDVDSFEIKGITDENDYIRDLGRAEQAKVRRQAEVAEHQANREAQEASIIAEQAVAEAQNTLALRKAALQLDTDKAAAEAAASKPLAEAKAQQAIVQEQELTAKRRASLRKAELDSEVNAVADADAYRVRVSANAAAEARVSAANADRDSRVASAEAIRAEGQANADAILARGSAEAEATRLSAQAVAEQSEALIQLRLVEMLPKIAHELAAPMGNIDQLTVISTDGASQLSKNVASGFSEVDAVLASTMGVGIKDLLGGLIGGTAAGAALARTRATEGFLAADAASGVPDAPVAADAV, from the coding sequence ATGTTTTTCGATCTCCTCAGCCTCCCCATCGTCGGAATCGTCTTCTTGGTCCTGGTGGTCGGAGTGGTCGTGCTCGTCTACGCCCGCACGATCTACAAGAACGCCGGCCCCGATGAGGCCCTCGTCATCACCGGGAAGAAGTCCAAGAAAACCATCGTCGACGGTGCCACCCTCGAGGAGTCCGGCCAGCGTGTTGTGCACGGCCAGGGTGTGTTCATCACCCCGTTCTTCCAGAAGGCATTCAAGATCAGCCTGCGCAGCCGCGCCATCGAGATCACCGCCGTCGCACAAGACCGCAACGGGATCACCCTCACGGTCGAGGCCGTCGCCATCGTCAAGGTCGGAGACGACCCGACCGCCATCCGTGCAGCCGCCCAGCGGTTCCTCGGCCAGGACAAGAACATCGACAACTTCGCGCAGGAGGTCCTCAGCGGATCGTTGCGGTCGTCGATCGGCGCCACGGACGTCATGACCATCATCCAGAAGCGCGACGAACTGGGTTCGTCCGTCCTGGCCACGGCGCGCGAATCCCTGGCCAACCAGGGTGTGGACGTCGACTCCTTCGAAATCAAGGGCATCACCGACGAGAACGACTACATCCGGGACCTCGGTCGTGCGGAGCAGGCCAAGGTGCGTCGCCAGGCCGAGGTCGCCGAGCACCAGGCCAACCGGGAAGCCCAGGAGGCGTCGATCATCGCCGAACAGGCCGTCGCCGAAGCCCAGAACACCCTGGCGCTGCGCAAGGCCGCCCTGCAGCTCGATACCGACAAGGCGGCCGCAGAGGCCGCGGCGTCGAAGCCGCTCGCCGAGGCCAAGGCCCAGCAGGCCATCGTGCAGGAACAGGAGCTGACCGCCAAGCGCCGGGCCAGCCTGCGCAAGGCCGAGCTCGACTCCGAGGTCAACGCCGTGGCTGACGCCGATGCGTACCGGGTGCGGGTGTCCGCCAACGCTGCCGCCGAGGCGCGGGTCTCGGCCGCCAACGCGGACAGGGACAGTCGCGTGGCGTCCGCCGAGGCCATCCGCGCGGAGGGCCAGGCCAACGCCGACGCCATCCTGGCCCGCGGTTCCGCCGAGGCCGAGGCCACCCGCTTGAGCGCCCAGGCCGTCGCCGAGCAGTCGGAGGCGCTCATCCAGCTGCGTCTGGTGGAGATGCTGCCGAAGATCGCCCACGAACTCGCCGCCCCGATGGGCAACATCGACCAGCTCACGGTCATCTCGACCGACGGAGCGAGCCAGCTCAGCAAAAACGTCGCCTCGGGCTTCTCCGAGGTCGACGCCGTCCTGGCCTCCACCATGGGAGTCGGCATCAAGGATCTGCTGGGCGGGCTCATCGGCGGAACCGCGGCCGGAGCGGCTCTGGCCCGAACGCGCGCGACCGAGGGTTTCCTCGCCGCTGATGCCGCTTCGGGCGTGCCGGACGCCCCTGTCGCCGCGGATGCCGTCTAA
- a CDS encoding ammonium transporter codes for MDTGSIAWGLTATALVLFMTPGVAFFYGGLVKAKSVVSMMMMSFGALGLISVLWILYGYNMSAVDGPSQFAGNPFSDFGLGALATGETGNTDLLGATYGATFAIITVALISGAVADRAKFGSWMIFAGIWATLVYFPVAAWVWGGGWIMSLGETLGLPGVIDYAGGTAVHINAGAAALALALVLGKRIGFQKGITKPHNVPLVLLGAAILWFGWFGFNAGAEWLNGLANVGLIVVNTLGATAAAILGWMIVEKIKDGKATSVGAASGAVAGLVAITPACANLEPGWALLLGVVAGAVCAMAIEMKFKFGFDDSLDVVGIHLVGGIIGTLYLGFFAIGTGLFVGGDLGQLAVQAIAAFAVLIYSFVIAYVLGFAIEKTLGFRIKNEDEVAGIDTVVHGEEGYALDRV; via the coding sequence ATGGATACGGGAAGCATTGCATGGGGGTTGACGGCAACCGCACTTGTGCTGTTCATGACTCCGGGAGTCGCGTTCTTCTACGGCGGACTGGTCAAGGCCAAGAGCGTCGTCAGCATGATGATGATGAGCTTCGGAGCCCTCGGGCTCATCAGCGTTCTGTGGATCCTCTACGGATACAACATGAGCGCTGTGGACGGACCCTCGCAGTTCGCGGGTAACCCCTTCTCGGACTTCGGACTGGGAGCCCTCGCCACCGGCGAGACCGGAAACACCGATCTCCTCGGCGCCACCTACGGCGCCACCTTCGCGATCATCACCGTCGCACTGATCTCCGGGGCCGTCGCTGACCGTGCCAAGTTCGGCTCCTGGATGATCTTCGCCGGTATCTGGGCCACCCTGGTCTACTTCCCCGTCGCCGCCTGGGTCTGGGGCGGTGGCTGGATCATGAGTCTCGGCGAGACCCTCGGCCTGCCGGGAGTCATCGACTACGCCGGCGGTACCGCTGTGCACATCAACGCCGGTGCTGCCGCGCTGGCTCTCGCACTCGTTCTGGGCAAGCGCATCGGCTTCCAGAAGGGAATCACCAAGCCGCACAACGTGCCGCTGGTCCTCCTCGGCGCAGCCATCCTCTGGTTCGGCTGGTTCGGTTTCAACGCCGGAGCCGAATGGCTCAACGGCCTCGCCAACGTCGGCCTCATCGTGGTCAACACCCTCGGCGCTACCGCTGCGGCCATCCTCGGCTGGATGATCGTGGAAAAGATCAAGGACGGCAAGGCCACGTCGGTCGGCGCAGCATCCGGTGCCGTCGCCGGTCTCGTGGCGATCACCCCCGCCTGCGCCAACCTCGAACCCGGCTGGGCCCTGCTGCTCGGCGTCGTCGCTGGTGCCGTGTGCGCCATGGCCATCGAGATGAAGTTCAAGTTCGGCTTCGACGATTCCCTCGACGTTGTGGGCATCCACCTCGTCGGTGGCATCATCGGCACCCTGTACCTCGGCTTCTTCGCCATCGGCACCGGCCTCTTCGTCGGTGGCGACCTGGGCCAGCTCGCCGTGCAGGCCATCGCAGCCTTCGCCGTGCTGATCTACTCGTTCGTCATCGCCTACGTGCTGGGTTTCGCCATCGAGAAGACCCTCGGCTTCCGCATCAAGAACGAAGACGAAGTTGCCGGCATCGACACCGTCGTGCACGGTGAAGAGGGTTACGCGCTGGACCGCGTCTAA
- a CDS encoding DUF6325 family protein, whose protein sequence is MEEYAYGPVELLLISFDGDRPGPALRQALLDLIEERTVTLLDLIFVNRTVDGEVLIVEIDDLPEKTQLPDLDLGELGLAGIDDVEELAMQLEPGTSAAVLVVELTWARHFASVLAASGARSCIRSASPPPW, encoded by the coding sequence ATGGAGGAATATGCGTACGGACCGGTGGAGCTCCTCCTCATCTCGTTTGACGGAGACCGACCGGGGCCGGCCCTGCGGCAGGCGCTGCTCGATCTCATCGAGGAGCGCACCGTCACCCTGCTGGACCTGATCTTCGTCAACCGCACCGTGGACGGCGAGGTGCTGATCGTCGAGATTGACGACCTGCCGGAGAAGACGCAGCTTCCGGACCTCGACCTCGGTGAGCTGGGCCTGGCCGGTATCGACGACGTGGAGGAACTCGCCATGCAGCTGGAGCCGGGTACCTCGGCCGCTGTGCTCGTTGTCGAACTGACCTGGGCCCGGCATTTCGCCTCGGTCCTGGCCGCCTCCGGGGCGCGGTCCTGCATCAGGAGCGCATCCCCGCCGCCGTGGTGA
- a CDS encoding sulfurtransferase: MTVPTDPTPAFADYAHPERLVSTEWLQAHLGTPGLVVVESDEDVILYESGHIPTAVKIDWHTDLNDPVERDYIDGTAFAALLGRKGISRDSTVVIYGDKSNWWAAYALWVFTLFGHEDVRLLDGGRQKWLAEDREVTTDRESAFPVDYPVVDRVDAPIRAFKEDVLAHFGRPLVDVRSPEEYSGLRTTAPAYPEEGSLRAGHIPSAVSVPWARAASDDATFRPRGELDAIYRDEAGLTGAEPVIAYCRIGERSSHTWFVLTHLLGLKDVRNYDGSWTEWGSAVRVPIVQGTDPGSVPTPR; the protein is encoded by the coding sequence ATGACCGTCCCGACCGACCCCACGCCCGCGTTCGCCGACTACGCGCATCCGGAACGTCTGGTGTCCACCGAGTGGCTTCAGGCGCATCTGGGCACCCCTGGCCTGGTCGTCGTGGAGTCGGACGAGGACGTGATCCTCTACGAGAGCGGCCACATCCCCACAGCGGTCAAGATCGACTGGCACACCGACCTCAACGACCCCGTGGAACGCGACTACATCGACGGCACGGCCTTCGCCGCGTTGCTCGGCCGGAAGGGCATCAGCCGAGACAGCACCGTGGTGATCTACGGCGACAAGAGCAACTGGTGGGCCGCCTACGCGCTTTGGGTGTTCACCCTTTTCGGCCATGAGGACGTTCGCCTGCTCGACGGCGGCCGACAGAAATGGCTCGCCGAAGACCGCGAGGTGACGACGGACCGGGAATCCGCCTTTCCCGTCGACTACCCCGTGGTGGACCGGGTCGACGCCCCCATCCGGGCCTTTAAGGAGGATGTGCTCGCGCACTTCGGGCGTCCGTTGGTGGATGTGCGCTCGCCGGAGGAATACAGCGGTTTACGCACCACGGCCCCGGCCTACCCCGAGGAGGGGTCCCTGCGGGCCGGCCACATCCCCTCGGCGGTCTCGGTGCCCTGGGCACGGGCGGCGTCGGACGACGCCACGTTCCGGCCGCGCGGCGAACTCGATGCCATCTACCGCGACGAAGCCGGACTCACCGGCGCGGAGCCGGTCATCGCGTACTGCCGCATCGGCGAGCGATCCAGCCATACCTGGTTCGTGCTCACCCACCTCCTCGGTCTGAAGGATGTGCGCAACTACGACGGCTCCTGGACCGAGTGGGGTAGTGCCGTGCGGGTGCCCATCGTGCAGGGCACCGACCCGGGCTCAGTCCCCACTCCGCGATGA
- a CDS encoding LuxR C-terminal-related transcriptional regulator, with protein sequence MDPAPTPLPPEPWGPPGVASEPEWYLHRSRLDDLIVRLQGTDARVLQLWDAAGSGKTTLLAGWARRLAAEGADVRWMTGTDLVTARDPDAVWRLLAPTLALQAFRGAPSDVPRTDTALRYVFIDDVDLPTGPDESGPSIPDGWWPMISLAPPDLRIIVAGRRRPGTGTAPLLAAGVLLDCPGEILAFTLEETLDLAAQRHLRLSTEHAVALWRNTGGWATALTFALAGQGQDREHPDPSPAGDSGITATGITDTGVGLPGFSLTDIDGATPAVTDYVAAEVLDGLDDDQRDILMRSAVSFLVPLELAVRVTARSDAGEVLERVSRSNGMLVRVPDVSHASAAVRSGAVTSGTGSVDSSAETRVAAGEAYRFHPILLSYLQAAARGHDADATTDRHVLACHWFSERSDGAAALHQALHTRDTALVGETLDRFGLALVLTGDTDLVGRALRRLDTPVPSTAALALRVLLDAPAFAARRRAHQLLAAAGDTAGWSGFSPQRRHALWPAVIEILHALLAVEPADVVKRLHALQGHRVGEAARLDLAIDLLTGMAEGRCLDRLGLPGPAEDILRDVAESARMAGYSWLFLVASDLAATAVAHAGRWLQVAMLESQMAESPAPPSAADQVGSRAVLYTMIRRYERCQPLDVDVVERLSSHPHLAYDAGVTVPAQVLLLLNGFDTDPHSRRTMDALMLLMREVGADHPRSLSLCCVPLLEVSGALDGRPETQAVVRLVESVLGEESLEALLLRFLSVPPTRAGHPAEERLREAALDERTARRGSTMVSAWIALSHVAELSGRHVESDARLLRALRLASQFGTERAFLAVGGQGAALIRSRLGRLGDLDEFARHTLRCAARVRPNARGHGADAGRSSPKLTQREREVLRELPVHQSVADIARKRNVSPNTVKTHLRNIY encoded by the coding sequence ATGGATCCCGCACCCACTCCGTTACCCCCTGAGCCGTGGGGGCCTCCGGGGGTCGCCTCCGAGCCGGAGTGGTACCTGCACCGGTCGCGTCTGGACGACCTCATCGTTCGGCTCCAAGGCACGGATGCCCGGGTCCTCCAACTGTGGGATGCCGCCGGATCGGGCAAGACCACCCTGCTGGCCGGGTGGGCACGCCGACTGGCCGCCGAGGGCGCCGACGTGCGCTGGATGACCGGAACGGATCTTGTCACGGCTCGGGACCCGGATGCTGTGTGGCGGCTACTCGCTCCCACCCTGGCCCTCCAGGCGTTCCGGGGCGCGCCTTCCGACGTCCCTCGCACGGACACGGCGCTACGCTACGTGTTCATAGATGATGTCGACCTTCCCACCGGACCCGACGAAAGCGGACCGTCGATCCCGGACGGGTGGTGGCCGATGATCTCGCTGGCGCCACCTGATCTCCGCATCATCGTGGCGGGCCGTCGCCGCCCCGGCACGGGCACGGCACCGCTGCTGGCCGCCGGAGTGCTGCTCGACTGCCCGGGGGAGATACTCGCGTTCACCCTCGAGGAGACTCTCGACCTGGCCGCCCAACGGCATCTGCGCCTGTCGACGGAGCACGCCGTCGCACTGTGGCGCAACACCGGAGGGTGGGCGACGGCGCTCACCTTCGCCCTCGCCGGACAGGGACAGGACCGCGAACACCCGGACCCGAGCCCGGCCGGCGACTCTGGGATCACCGCCACCGGGATCACCGACACTGGAGTCGGCCTGCCCGGGTTCTCCCTCACCGACATCGATGGGGCCACTCCCGCCGTCACCGACTACGTGGCCGCCGAAGTGCTCGACGGCCTGGACGACGACCAACGGGACATCCTCATGCGGTCGGCCGTATCCTTTCTGGTGCCCCTGGAGTTGGCGGTCCGGGTCACCGCCCGAAGCGATGCCGGCGAGGTCCTCGAGCGGGTGTCCCGGAGCAACGGGATGCTGGTGCGGGTGCCCGACGTGTCGCACGCGAGCGCTGCTGTCAGGAGCGGCGCTGTCACCAGCGGCACGGGCTCGGTCGATTCGAGCGCCGAGACACGCGTCGCGGCAGGGGAGGCCTACCGGTTCCATCCGATCTTGTTGAGCTACCTGCAGGCGGCGGCCCGCGGGCACGACGCCGATGCGACCACGGATCGGCATGTCCTGGCCTGCCACTGGTTCTCCGAACGATCCGATGGTGCGGCGGCGCTGCACCAGGCGTTGCACACACGGGACACCGCCCTCGTGGGGGAGACGCTCGATCGGTTCGGCCTGGCGCTCGTTCTCACCGGCGACACCGACCTGGTGGGGCGGGCACTCCGGCGCCTCGACACCCCGGTCCCGTCCACGGCGGCGTTGGCCCTGCGGGTTCTGCTGGACGCACCGGCGTTCGCCGCCAGGCGGCGTGCGCACCAGCTCCTCGCCGCCGCGGGCGATACAGCCGGCTGGTCTGGGTTCAGCCCGCAGCGTCGTCACGCGCTGTGGCCGGCCGTGATCGAGATCCTGCATGCCCTCCTCGCGGTCGAGCCCGCGGACGTGGTCAAACGGTTGCATGCCCTGCAGGGTCATCGAGTGGGCGAGGCGGCCCGGCTCGACCTCGCAATCGACCTCCTCACCGGGATGGCCGAGGGACGTTGCCTCGACAGGCTCGGCCTGCCCGGGCCGGCGGAGGACATCCTGCGGGACGTCGCCGAGTCGGCCCGCATGGCCGGCTACAGCTGGCTGTTCCTGGTCGCGAGCGACCTGGCGGCCACGGCGGTGGCCCACGCCGGCAGATGGTTGCAGGTGGCGATGTTGGAGAGCCAGATGGCGGAGTCCCCGGCCCCGCCCTCCGCGGCCGACCAGGTCGGCAGCCGGGCGGTTCTGTACACGATGATCCGCCGGTACGAACGCTGCCAACCGCTCGACGTCGATGTCGTGGAGAGGTTGAGCTCGCATCCGCACCTCGCCTACGACGCCGGCGTGACCGTGCCCGCCCAGGTACTCCTTCTGCTGAACGGTTTCGACACCGACCCGCACTCGCGTCGCACCATGGACGCGTTGATGCTGCTGATGCGTGAAGTCGGAGCAGACCACCCCCGGTCACTCAGCCTCTGCTGTGTGCCTCTCCTCGAGGTGAGCGGCGCGCTTGACGGCCGACCGGAGACACAGGCCGTGGTGCGATTGGTGGAATCGGTCCTGGGGGAGGAGTCCCTCGAGGCGCTCCTGCTTCGTTTCCTGTCGGTTCCGCCCACCCGGGCAGGGCATCCGGCCGAGGAACGCCTGCGCGAGGCCGCGCTCGACGAACGAACCGCTCGTCGCGGGTCGACCATGGTCAGTGCGTGGATTGCCCTCTCCCACGTGGCAGAGCTCTCCGGGCGCCACGTCGAGTCGGATGCGCGGCTGCTTCGAGCTCTGCGCCTGGCCAGCCAATTCGGCACCGAGCGGGCGTTCCTCGCCGTGGGCGGCCAGGGCGCGGCCCTCATCCGAAGCCGCCTCGGCCGGCTCGGTGATCTCGACGAATTCGCCCGGCACACCCTGCGCTGCGCTGCGCGCGTGCGGCCCAACGCTCGCGGGCACGGTGCAGACGCCGGCAGGAGCAGCCCGAAGCTGACCCAGCGGGAACGGGAGGTGCTGCGGGAACTGCCTGTGCACCAGTCGGTGGCTGACATCGCCCGCAAGCGCAACGTCAGTCCGAACACCGTCAAGACCCATCTGCGCAACATTTACTAG
- a CDS encoding SHOCT domain-containing protein, giving the protein MSPRRMGRPGLIGMAARTAVVAGTATAVSGNVSRRQQARAQDAQAQADAQAQEDQYAAQQQAAQQAQQQAPASNDSGLLDQLNQLSQLHNAGVLSDDEFTAAKAKLLA; this is encoded by the coding sequence ATGTCACCACGTCGAATGGGCCGCCCGGGCCTGATCGGAATGGCCGCGCGCACCGCCGTTGTCGCCGGCACGGCCACCGCCGTCAGCGGCAATGTGTCCCGCAGGCAACAGGCCAGGGCGCAGGACGCTCAGGCCCAGGCCGACGCGCAGGCTCAAGAGGACCAGTACGCCGCCCAACAGCAGGCGGCCCAGCAGGCCCAGCAGCAGGCGCCGGCCTCCAATGACTCTGGCCTGCTCGACCAATTGAACCAGCTGTCGCAGCTGCACAACGCCGGGGTGCTCAGCGACGACGAGTTCACCGCGGCGAAGGCGAAACTTCTGGCCTGA
- a CDS encoding NAD(P)/FAD-dependent oxidoreductase, translated as MTRPERAHASPDTSPRAVDPALPDPAAAGSEYTKVYDVVILGGGAAGLSAAVVLGRARRSVLVIDAGEPRNAPAQGVHGFLTRDGLSPAELVRLGRAEAQAYGAQILSGRATDARRTDAGLEVLLEDGTRATGRRLLVATGLIDALPGVPGLQDRWGIDVLHCPYCHGWEVRDQAIGILGTSPRSIHQALLFRQWSDNVTLLLHTEMLDADGALSTDHGPTDAEWEQLAARGIGVAIGPVDALEVTDDALTGVRLAGGHSIPIQALVVATGLNARAGFLDGLGVEATAHPLGVGTHLDSDETGQVLSGGSVVPGLWTAGNATNPMAQVMVAAAAGLSVAAAINSHLIGEEVESAVAAYRHPFSVAAEAGNARRLLGDRRHGLPTDVPDDGGATSESGTTRESVATEETGPTR; from the coding sequence ATGACCAGACCTGAACGCGCACACGCCTCGCCCGACACCTCGCCCCGCGCCGTGGATCCTGCCCTGCCAGACCCGGCGGCGGCCGGTTCAGAGTACACGAAGGTCTACGACGTGGTGATCCTCGGCGGGGGCGCTGCCGGCCTCAGTGCCGCCGTGGTGCTGGGCCGCGCCCGCCGCTCTGTGCTCGTCATCGATGCCGGTGAACCACGCAACGCACCCGCTCAGGGTGTGCACGGTTTCCTCACCCGGGACGGGCTCAGCCCTGCAGAGTTGGTGCGCCTCGGTCGCGCCGAGGCTCAGGCCTACGGCGCGCAGATCCTCAGCGGTCGGGCCACTGACGCCCGACGCACCGACGCCGGCCTGGAGGTCCTGCTCGAGGACGGCACCCGGGCGACCGGGCGCCGCCTCCTGGTCGCAACCGGGCTCATCGACGCCCTTCCCGGGGTGCCCGGCCTGCAGGACCGCTGGGGCATCGATGTGCTGCACTGCCCCTACTGCCACGGCTGGGAGGTCCGGGATCAGGCCATCGGCATCCTGGGCACCAGCCCCCGGTCCATACACCAAGCGCTCCTGTTCCGTCAATGGAGCGACAACGTCACCCTGCTCCTCCACACGGAGATGCTCGACGCCGACGGCGCCCTCTCCACCGACCATGGCCCGACGGACGCCGAGTGGGAGCAGCTTGCGGCTCGCGGAATCGGAGTGGCGATCGGACCGGTGGACGCCCTGGAGGTGACCGATGACGCCCTGACCGGCGTCCGTTTGGCCGGTGGGCACTCGATCCCGATTCAAGCTCTCGTCGTCGCTACGGGCCTCAACGCCCGCGCCGGGTTCCTCGATGGTCTGGGGGTGGAGGCCACGGCGCATCCGCTCGGCGTCGGCACCCACCTCGACTCGGACGAGACCGGACAGGTGCTCAGCGGCGGCAGCGTGGTGCCCGGTCTCTGGACGGCCGGAAATGCCACCAACCCGATGGCCCAGGTCATGGTCGCCGCCGCCGCGGGACTATCCGTGGCCGCCGCCATCAACTCGCATCTGATCGGCGAAGAGGTAGAGTCCGCCGTGGCGGCCTACCGGCATCCGTTCTCGGTTGCCGCCGAAGCCGGCAACGCGCGGAGGCTGCTCGGCGACCGCCGCCACGGACTCCCGACCGACGTGCCGGATGATGGGGGCGCGACGTCAGAGTCAGGCACCACACGTGAATCAGTCGCGACAGAAGAGACGGGACCCACCCGATGA
- a CDS encoding YqjF family protein — protein sequence MSAAGMGEAWPVSAVAPPLAGRATASQRWSHLAFLHWRVDAALVAPLLPAGLRPDEFGGSSWVGLIPFVLDRATVFGSPPVPYFGNFVEVNVRLYAVDEKGRRGVVFVSLEASRLAAVLAARALFSIPYMWSRTRLQVTAGDFHFSSTRHFAAGAHSDIVIRPTTTPVVGDPVADFLTARWALFTRVRGRTVHLRNHHEPWALFTAELVSLDDSLLATAGFPGLAGSRPPDSVLYSPGVTTWFGTRG from the coding sequence ATGAGCGCTGCGGGCATGGGCGAGGCCTGGCCGGTGTCCGCCGTAGCACCCCCGCTCGCCGGCCGGGCGACGGCCAGCCAGCGGTGGTCCCACCTCGCTTTCCTGCACTGGCGGGTGGATGCCGCGTTGGTCGCGCCGCTCCTCCCTGCCGGGCTCCGGCCCGATGAGTTCGGTGGCTCCAGCTGGGTGGGTTTGATCCCGTTCGTGCTCGACCGGGCCACGGTGTTCGGCAGCCCGCCCGTGCCGTACTTCGGTAATTTCGTCGAGGTCAACGTGAGACTGTACGCCGTAGATGAGAAGGGCCGACGTGGCGTCGTCTTCGTCTCCCTCGAGGCGTCCAGGCTTGCGGCGGTCCTGGCGGCCCGTGCGCTGTTCTCGATTCCCTACATGTGGTCACGCACCCGGCTGCAGGTCACGGCGGGAGACTTCCACTTCTCGTCGACCCGCCACTTCGCGGCAGGCGCTCACAGCGACATCGTGATCCGGCCCACCACGACACCCGTGGTGGGCGATCCCGTCGCCGACTTCCTCACGGCCCGCTGGGCGTTGTTCACCCGGGTCCGAGGCCGCACGGTACACCTCCGCAACCACCACGAACCCTGGGCGCTCTTCACGGCTGAGCTCGTCTCGCTGGACGACTCTCTGCTGGCCACGGCCGGATTCCCGGGACTGGCCGGCAGCCGGCCGCCGGACTCCGTGCTCTATTCGCCGGGTGTCACCACCTGGTTCGGCACCAGGGGCTAG
- a CDS encoding bifunctional 2-polyprenyl-6-hydroxyphenol methylase/3-demethylubiquinol 3-O-methyltransferase UbiG codes for MSEEFGQDYWDTRYGSRDGVWSGLANPVLMTETLALPAGRALDIGCGEGADAIWLASRGWQVTGVDFSGVALARAAERARQAGDDPASAHDPATGGTIAGRLTWEQHDLTEWAPPAASFDLVTAQCMHLPSSARTGLFARLADAVAPGGTLLIVGHDVSDVHTTVHRMPDPDLFFTAPELAAALDTRRWQIEIAETRPRVAQDPVGTAVAVADAVLKATRR; via the coding sequence ATGAGTGAAGAATTCGGCCAGGACTACTGGGACACGCGTTACGGCAGCAGGGACGGGGTCTGGAGCGGCCTGGCCAACCCGGTGCTGATGACCGAGACTCTGGCCCTGCCTGCCGGACGAGCGCTGGACATCGGCTGCGGCGAGGGTGCGGATGCCATCTGGCTGGCCTCCAGGGGGTGGCAGGTGACGGGCGTGGACTTCTCCGGTGTCGCACTGGCGCGTGCCGCGGAGCGCGCCAGGCAGGCCGGCGACGATCCGGCATCCGCACACGACCCGGCTACCGGAGGTACGATCGCCGGCCGCCTGACGTGGGAGCAGCACGACCTCACCGAGTGGGCTCCTCCGGCCGCTTCCTTCGATCTGGTGACCGCCCAGTGCATGCACCTGCCCTCCTCGGCGCGCACGGGCCTATTCGCTCGGCTCGCCGACGCGGTGGCGCCCGGAGGGACGCTGCTGATCGTCGGCCATGACGTATCCGACGTGCACACCACGGTGCACCGGATGCCCGACCCCGACCTGTTCTTCACCGCGCCGGAACTCGCCGCCGCTCTGGACACGCGTCGGTGGCAGATCGAGATCGCCGAAACGCGGCCACGAGTGGCCCAGGACCCGGTCGGCACGGCGGTCGCCGTCGCCGACGCGGTGCTCAAGGCCACCCGCCGGTGA
- the zapE gene encoding cell division protein ZapE has product MVDQSPKSPVRLIERSPSITGAEIVAELVPPPQFEHASFESYRPDLDYPSQLAAVERLNSFAAWRARPGGFFSRSRRTKAELPGVYLDGGFGVGKTHLLAALWHGAPGPKYFGTFIEYTALVGALGYADTVVQLTGAKLICIDEFELDDPGDTMLMTRLLGELIASGTRVAATSNTPPNSLGEGRFAAADFLREIQAMSANFETVRIDGLDYRRRDASGHAQTVLPEELDRMSTALAARGNRVSVDDFGTLMRHLSTVHPSKYIKMIAELDVIALRNVYLLTDQTDALRLVAFIDRVYDAEIPIIASGVALHDVFDAEMMQGGYRKKYQRSQSRMVALTTGELPPHAD; this is encoded by the coding sequence ATGGTCGACCAGAGCCCGAAGAGCCCCGTGCGGTTGATCGAGCGGTCGCCGTCGATCACGGGCGCAGAGATCGTCGCCGAGCTGGTGCCGCCGCCACAGTTCGAGCACGCCTCCTTCGAGTCCTACCGCCCGGACCTGGACTATCCTTCCCAGCTGGCAGCCGTTGAACGGTTGAACTCTTTCGCCGCCTGGCGTGCGCGCCCGGGCGGGTTCTTCTCACGCTCCCGCCGGACCAAGGCCGAGCTTCCCGGCGTCTACCTCGACGGCGGCTTCGGCGTGGGCAAGACACACCTCCTCGCGGCGCTCTGGCACGGGGCACCTGGCCCCAAGTACTTCGGCACGTTCATCGAGTACACCGCGCTGGTCGGGGCGTTGGGCTACGCCGACACCGTGGTTCAACTCACCGGGGCCAAGCTCATCTGCATCGACGAGTTCGAGCTCGACGACCCGGGCGACACCATGCTGATGACCCGGTTGCTCGGTGAGCTCATCGCCTCTGGAACCCGTGTCGCGGCCACCTCGAACACACCGCCGAACTCGCTGGGGGAGGGTCGCTTCGCAGCCGCGGACTTCCTGCGTGAGATCCAGGCGATGTCGGCCAACTTCGAAACCGTGCGCATCGACGGGCTCGACTACCGCCGCCGTGACGCGTCTGGGCATGCGCAGACGGTGCTTCCGGAGGAACTCGACCGGATGAGCACGGCCCTGGCCGCTCGCGGCAACCGGGTGTCCGTCGATGATTTCGGCACCCTGATGAGACACCTCAGCACCGTGCATCCGTCGAAGTACATCAAAATGATCGCCGAACTCGACGTGATCGCGCTGCGAAACGTCTACCTGCTGACCGACCAGACGGATGCCCTGCGGCTCGTCGCGTTCATCGACCGCGTCTACGACGCCGAGATTCCGATCATCGCCAGCGGAGTTGCCCTGCACGACGTGTTCGACGCCGAGATGATGCAGGGCGGCTATCGCAAGAAGTATCAGCGGTCGCAATCGCGCATGGTGGCGTTGACCACGGGCGAGTTGCCACCGCACGCCGACTGA